A genomic region of Phragmites australis chromosome 2, lpPhrAust1.1, whole genome shotgun sequence contains the following coding sequences:
- the LOC133896161 gene encoding probable zinc metalloprotease EGY2, chloroplastic isoform X3 — protein sequence MTHQKKDETSNAELLGSSDTQNIDGDATATNDTQENVEVVEVASGSPLPGMRQQLDDSVRIPKATIDILKDQVFGFDTFFVTSQEPYEGGVLFKGNLRGKPAKSFEKITNRLQNKFGDEYKLFLLVNPEDEKPVAVVIPRQTLQPETTAVPEWFAAAAFGLVTIFTLLLRNVPVLQNNLLSTFDNLELLKDGLSGALVTGLIIGVHEIGHILAARDSGIKLGVPYFVPSWQIGSFGAITRIVNIVRNREDLLKLAAAGPLAGFSLGFVLLLLGFILPPSDGLGLVIDPTVFHESFLVGGLAKLLLGDALKEGTQLSINPLVLWAWAGLLINAINSIPAGQLDGGRVAFAMWGRKISARLSSVTIGLLGISALFSDVAFYWVVLIFFLQRGPIAPLSEEITDPENNYISIGVTILLLGLLVCLPYPFPFDPSQLTNLDFDL from the exons ATGACTCACCAGAAGAAAGATGAAACATCGAATGCAGAACTGCTGGGCTCCAGTGACACACAGAACATTGATGGAGATGCCACTGCTACCAATGATACACAG GAGAATGTGGAAGTTGTTGAAGTCGCTAGCGGCTCTCCATTGCCAGGAATGAGG CAACAGCTTGATGATTCTGTTAGGATCCCCAAGGCTACAATAGACATTCTAAAGGATCAAGTTTTTGGGTTTGACACATTTTTTGTGACAAGTCAGGAGCCTTATGAG GGTGGAGTACTGTTTAAGGGGAATTTGCGTGGTAAGCCAGCCAAAAGTTTTGAGAAGATCACAAATCGTCTACAG AACAAATTTGGTGATGAATATAAGCTTTTTCTTCTCGTCAACCCAGAGGATGAGAAGCCAGTTGCAGTAGTTATACCTAGGCAGACATTACAGCCTGAAACAACAG CTGTCCCTGAATggtttgctgctgctgcatttGGATTAGTCACCATCTTCACTCTGCTACTTCGAAATGTACCTGTTCTACAGAACAACTTGCT ATCAACATTTGACAACCTTGAGCTGTTGAAAGATGGACTATCTGGTGCCCTAGTAACCGGGCTTATAATTGGGGTCCATGAAATTGGACACATCCTTGCTGCCAGGGATAGTGGAATCAAGCTTGGAGTACCATATTTTGTCCCTAGCTGGCAG ATAGGATCTTTCGGTGCCATTACCAGGATTGTCAATATTGTCCGCAATCGTGAGGACTTACTGAAGCTGGCAGCTGCTGGACCACTGGCGGGCTTTTCCCTTGGATTTGTTCTTTTGCTGCTGGGCTTCATCTTACCTCCAAGTGATGGCCTCGGTCTTGTGATAGATCCAACTGTATTTCATGAATCATTTCTTGTCGGTGGTCTCG CAAAGCTTCTTCTTGGGGATGCTCTGAAAGAAGGAACACAGCTATCCATAAACCCACTTGTTTTATGGGCATGGGCTGGTCTCCTGATCAATGCTATCAATAGCATCCCTGCAGGACAGCTTGATGGTGGCCGCGTAGCATTCGCCATGTGGGGAAGAAAG ATATCGGCTCGGCTCAGTAGTGTCACCATTGGATTGCTCGGAATATCAGCGCTCTTCAGCGACGTCGCGTTCTACTGGGTAGTGCTGATCTTCTTCTTGCAGAGGGGTCCGATCGCTCCTCTCTCCGAGGAAATTACTGACCCTGAGAACAACTACATCAGCATTGGCGTCACCATTTTGCTCCTCGGGCTTCTGGTCTGCCTACCCTACCCGTTCCCCTTTGACCCATCCCAATTAACcaatttggattttgacttgtga
- the LOC133896161 gene encoding probable zinc metalloprotease EGY2, chloroplastic isoform X2, producing MSSSLPSQAAAAAAAYGCFHRFLLASRTLPSRSGGAGRARSLTLTLRSLPLVGHRPRSRRVACQAMTETDPEGNGDDEEKEEFRNDASSPSVDSAAEQNGSAESDSNIDNKDETSNAELLGSSDTQNIDGDATATNDTQENVEVVEVASGSPLPGMRQQLDDSVRIPKATIDILKDQVFGFDTFFVTSQEPYEGGVLFKGNLRGKPAKSFEKITNRLQNKFGDEYKLFLLVNPEDEKPVAVVIPRQTLQPETTAVPEWFAAAAFGLVTIFTLLLRNVPVLQNNLLSTFDNLELLKDGLSGALVTGLIIGVHEIGHILAARDSGIKLGVPYFVPSWQIGSFGAITRIVNIVRNREDLLKLAAAGPLAGFSLGFVLLLLGFILPPSDGLGLVIDPTVFHESFLVGGLAKLLLGDALKEGTQLSINPLVLWAWAGLLINAINSIPAGQLDGGRVAFAMWGRKISARLSSVTIGLLGISALFSDVAFYWVVLIFFLQRGPIAPLSEEITDPENNYISIGVTILLLGLLVCLPYPFPFDPSQLTNLDFDL from the exons ATGAGTTCCTCGCTGCCGTcgcaggccgccgccgccgccgccgcgtacGGATGCTTCCACCGCTTCCTGCTCGCGTCGAGAACCTTGCCTTCGAGGAGCGGGGGCGCGGGGCGCGCACGCAGCCTCACGCTCACGCTCCGCTCACTCCCGCTCGTTGGGCACAG GCCGAGGAGTCGAAGGGTCGCGTGCCAAGCAATGACTGAGACTGATCCGGAAGGCAATGGCGACGACGAG GAGAAAGAAGAGTTTCGAAATGATGCTTCATCACCTTCAGTTGATAGTGCTGCAGAACAAAATGGGTCTGCAGAAAGCGACTCCAATATAGACAAT AAAGATGAAACATCGAATGCAGAACTGCTGGGCTCCAGTGACACACAGAACATTGATGGAGATGCCACTGCTACCAATGATACACAG GAGAATGTGGAAGTTGTTGAAGTCGCTAGCGGCTCTCCATTGCCAGGAATGAGG CAACAGCTTGATGATTCTGTTAGGATCCCCAAGGCTACAATAGACATTCTAAAGGATCAAGTTTTTGGGTTTGACACATTTTTTGTGACAAGTCAGGAGCCTTATGAG GGTGGAGTACTGTTTAAGGGGAATTTGCGTGGTAAGCCAGCCAAAAGTTTTGAGAAGATCACAAATCGTCTACAG AACAAATTTGGTGATGAATATAAGCTTTTTCTTCTCGTCAACCCAGAGGATGAGAAGCCAGTTGCAGTAGTTATACCTAGGCAGACATTACAGCCTGAAACAACAG CTGTCCCTGAATggtttgctgctgctgcatttGGATTAGTCACCATCTTCACTCTGCTACTTCGAAATGTACCTGTTCTACAGAACAACTTGCT ATCAACATTTGACAACCTTGAGCTGTTGAAAGATGGACTATCTGGTGCCCTAGTAACCGGGCTTATAATTGGGGTCCATGAAATTGGACACATCCTTGCTGCCAGGGATAGTGGAATCAAGCTTGGAGTACCATATTTTGTCCCTAGCTGGCAG ATAGGATCTTTCGGTGCCATTACCAGGATTGTCAATATTGTCCGCAATCGTGAGGACTTACTGAAGCTGGCAGCTGCTGGACCACTGGCGGGCTTTTCCCTTGGATTTGTTCTTTTGCTGCTGGGCTTCATCTTACCTCCAAGTGATGGCCTCGGTCTTGTGATAGATCCAACTGTATTTCATGAATCATTTCTTGTCGGTGGTCTCG CAAAGCTTCTTCTTGGGGATGCTCTGAAAGAAGGAACACAGCTATCCATAAACCCACTTGTTTTATGGGCATGGGCTGGTCTCCTGATCAATGCTATCAATAGCATCCCTGCAGGACAGCTTGATGGTGGCCGCGTAGCATTCGCCATGTGGGGAAGAAAG ATATCGGCTCGGCTCAGTAGTGTCACCATTGGATTGCTCGGAATATCAGCGCTCTTCAGCGACGTCGCGTTCTACTGGGTAGTGCTGATCTTCTTCTTGCAGAGGGGTCCGATCGCTCCTCTCTCCGAGGAAATTACTGACCCTGAGAACAACTACATCAGCATTGGCGTCACCATTTTGCTCCTCGGGCTTCTGGTCTGCCTACCCTACCCGTTCCCCTTTGACCCATCCCAATTAACcaatttggattttgacttgtga
- the LOC133896161 gene encoding probable zinc metalloprotease EGY2, chloroplastic isoform X1, with protein MSSSLPSQAAAAAAAYGCFHRFLLASRTLPSRSGGAGRARSLTLTLRSLPLVGHRPRSRRVACQAMTETDPEGNGDDEEKEEFRNDASSPSVDSAAEQNGSAESDSNIDNKKDETSNAELLGSSDTQNIDGDATATNDTQENVEVVEVASGSPLPGMRQQLDDSVRIPKATIDILKDQVFGFDTFFVTSQEPYEGGVLFKGNLRGKPAKSFEKITNRLQNKFGDEYKLFLLVNPEDEKPVAVVIPRQTLQPETTAVPEWFAAAAFGLVTIFTLLLRNVPVLQNNLLSTFDNLELLKDGLSGALVTGLIIGVHEIGHILAARDSGIKLGVPYFVPSWQIGSFGAITRIVNIVRNREDLLKLAAAGPLAGFSLGFVLLLLGFILPPSDGLGLVIDPTVFHESFLVGGLAKLLLGDALKEGTQLSINPLVLWAWAGLLINAINSIPAGQLDGGRVAFAMWGRKISARLSSVTIGLLGISALFSDVAFYWVVLIFFLQRGPIAPLSEEITDPENNYISIGVTILLLGLLVCLPYPFPFDPSQLTNLDFDL; from the exons ATGAGTTCCTCGCTGCCGTcgcaggccgccgccgccgccgccgcgtacGGATGCTTCCACCGCTTCCTGCTCGCGTCGAGAACCTTGCCTTCGAGGAGCGGGGGCGCGGGGCGCGCACGCAGCCTCACGCTCACGCTCCGCTCACTCCCGCTCGTTGGGCACAG GCCGAGGAGTCGAAGGGTCGCGTGCCAAGCAATGACTGAGACTGATCCGGAAGGCAATGGCGACGACGAG GAGAAAGAAGAGTTTCGAAATGATGCTTCATCACCTTCAGTTGATAGTGCTGCAGAACAAAATGGGTCTGCAGAAAGCGACTCCAATATAGACAAT AAGAAAGATGAAACATCGAATGCAGAACTGCTGGGCTCCAGTGACACACAGAACATTGATGGAGATGCCACTGCTACCAATGATACACAG GAGAATGTGGAAGTTGTTGAAGTCGCTAGCGGCTCTCCATTGCCAGGAATGAGG CAACAGCTTGATGATTCTGTTAGGATCCCCAAGGCTACAATAGACATTCTAAAGGATCAAGTTTTTGGGTTTGACACATTTTTTGTGACAAGTCAGGAGCCTTATGAG GGTGGAGTACTGTTTAAGGGGAATTTGCGTGGTAAGCCAGCCAAAAGTTTTGAGAAGATCACAAATCGTCTACAG AACAAATTTGGTGATGAATATAAGCTTTTTCTTCTCGTCAACCCAGAGGATGAGAAGCCAGTTGCAGTAGTTATACCTAGGCAGACATTACAGCCTGAAACAACAG CTGTCCCTGAATggtttgctgctgctgcatttGGATTAGTCACCATCTTCACTCTGCTACTTCGAAATGTACCTGTTCTACAGAACAACTTGCT ATCAACATTTGACAACCTTGAGCTGTTGAAAGATGGACTATCTGGTGCCCTAGTAACCGGGCTTATAATTGGGGTCCATGAAATTGGACACATCCTTGCTGCCAGGGATAGTGGAATCAAGCTTGGAGTACCATATTTTGTCCCTAGCTGGCAG ATAGGATCTTTCGGTGCCATTACCAGGATTGTCAATATTGTCCGCAATCGTGAGGACTTACTGAAGCTGGCAGCTGCTGGACCACTGGCGGGCTTTTCCCTTGGATTTGTTCTTTTGCTGCTGGGCTTCATCTTACCTCCAAGTGATGGCCTCGGTCTTGTGATAGATCCAACTGTATTTCATGAATCATTTCTTGTCGGTGGTCTCG CAAAGCTTCTTCTTGGGGATGCTCTGAAAGAAGGAACACAGCTATCCATAAACCCACTTGTTTTATGGGCATGGGCTGGTCTCCTGATCAATGCTATCAATAGCATCCCTGCAGGACAGCTTGATGGTGGCCGCGTAGCATTCGCCATGTGGGGAAGAAAG ATATCGGCTCGGCTCAGTAGTGTCACCATTGGATTGCTCGGAATATCAGCGCTCTTCAGCGACGTCGCGTTCTACTGGGTAGTGCTGATCTTCTTCTTGCAGAGGGGTCCGATCGCTCCTCTCTCCGAGGAAATTACTGACCCTGAGAACAACTACATCAGCATTGGCGTCACCATTTTGCTCCTCGGGCTTCTGGTCTGCCTACCCTACCCGTTCCCCTTTGACCCATCCCAATTAACcaatttggattttgacttgtga
- the LOC133896181 gene encoding transcription factor DIVARICATA-like has protein sequence MVREAYMDVLPPMDHYASRGNWFLAAPRSWSPEENKQFERALAGLDLRCPDWEKVARAIPGRTVGEVVSHFRNLEVDVQQIESGMVPYQVYGGGGANSFTLQCDGSGSHGAEGFRHGYRFGAPCGKRHPGRTPEQERKKGVPWTEEEHKLFLLGLKKHGKGDWRNISRNFVQTRTPTQVASHAQKYYIRLNSGGKDKRRSSIHDITTVNLTDDRPLSPSQSCLVSNQSNAKQHGAANLPFNSPSRPPGMTYGMGLQDQGLQCGPLHDQLVGNQSMLF, from the exons ATGGTGCGGGAGGCGTATATGGACGTGCTACCGCCGATGGACCACTATGCCTCGCGGGGCAACTGGTTCCTGGCGGCGCCGCGCAGCTGGTCGCCGGAGGAGAACAAGCAGTTCGAGCGGGCGCTCGCCGGGCTCGACCTGCGCTGCCCGGACTGGGAGAAGGTGGCGCGGGCCATCCCCGGCAGGACGGTTGGCGAGGTTGTCAGCCACTTCAGGAACCTCGAGGTCGACGTCCAGCAGATCGAGTCCGGCATGGTGCCCTATCAGGtctatggcggcggcggcgccaacTCGTTCACCCTGCAGTGCGACGGCAGTGGCAGCCACGGCGCCGAGGGCTTCAGACACGGGTACCGGTTCGGCGCACCTTGCGGGAAACGGCACCCTGGCCGCACACCGGAGCAGGAGAGGAAGAAGGGCGTGCCATGGACCGAGGAGGAGCACAA GTTGTTCCTCTTAGGCCTGAAGAAGCATGGCAAGGGGGATTGGAGGAACATATCGCGCAACTTCGTGCAGACGAGGACGCCTACGCAGGTGGCCAGCCACGCGCAGAAGTACTACATCAGGCTCAATTCTGGTGGCAAGGACAAGAGGAGATCGAGCATTCACGACATCACCACAGTTAACCTCACGGATGACCGGCCACTTTCGCCATCGCAGTCCTGTTTGGTCAGCAACCAGTCCAACGCAAAGCAACACGGCGCTGCGAATTTGCCCTTCAATTCGCCAAGCCGGCCTCCTGGGATGACTTACGGGATGGGTTTGCAAGATCAAGGTCTGCAGTGTGGTCCTCTAcatgatcagttggttggcaacCAGAGCATGCTGTTTTAG